A genomic segment from Zerene cesonia ecotype Mississippi chromosome 7, Zerene_cesonia_1.1, whole genome shotgun sequence encodes:
- the LOC119840774 gene encoding cuticle protein 18.7-like → MYKLVVLFSVLALAAAKPNWVSPVVYSAASPVVYGSVSPVAYSSVVSPAVNTVVSPAVSSVSQYSSSVVHGSPAVPAVYSAYAPVSHAVVPAVAGWSQAPGSPAVVLDAVQGVPLDTPEVVAARAAHYQAKALSGVHRIAKRSLAAVAPVTYSYPLTYSSPTYVSAYSPYVSTYSSPAVSSYAVVPKALSVHPW, encoded by the coding sequence ATGTACAAGTTGGTGGTGTTGTTCTCTGTGCTCGCGTTGGCTGCGGCTAAACCTAACTGGGTATCGCCAGTAGTTTACAGCGCTGCGTCACCAGTGGTTTACGGCTCTGTCTCACCCGTCGCCTACAGCTCCGTCGTGTCGCCAGCCGTCAACACCGTCGTGTCACCCGCCGTCAGCTCCGTGTCACAATACAGCAGCAGCGTAGTTCACGGATCTCCCGCTGTACCTGCAGTATACAGCGCCTACGCACCAGTCAGCCATGCCGTCGTCCCTGCTGTCGCTGGTTGGTCTCAAGCCCCCGGCTCTCCCGCCGTTGTCTTAGACGCTGTACAAGGTGTGCCTTTGGACACCCCTGAAGTCGTCGCTGCTCGCGCTGCCCACTATCAAGCCAAGGCCTTATCTGGAGTCCACAGAATTGCCAAGCGTTCGCTCGCCGCTGTTGCCCCTGTTACCTACAGCTATCCATTGACCTACTCCTCCCCAACTTATGTTTCAGCTTACTCTCCATATGTCTCTACCTACTCCAGCCCAGCTGTATCATCTTACGCTGTCGTGCCAAAGGCTCTCTCTGTCCACCCATGGTAA
- the LOC119828217 gene encoding calphotin-like, with protein MYKLVVLTALLAVASAAPGLIGAPALAPWGHGVGVAPAVVSAPIVRAAVPVATSYANTVRIATPAVVAAHAPIVAHAPVVAAPWAHGWLLIHLVAEHCINRFDIWKKASVNHFLSFSLELTQTTMNSLVVLLSVMALAAASPSVPSILSYAVPAVAVAPSAVSHQSRIDIKSSPAVVSETITPITRTVVSEPAAVIAAPAAYTAPAAYAAPIAYAAPVAYAAPATYAAPTFAAVAPAAISSQSRVDIKSSPGIVSTVAAGPVISGYASPTAYSAPVASVYSPSAIAAVPSVFRSAAIAPVASVSSVISAPAVAAPAVVAETPEVAAARAAHLEAKAAALNEAHVIHKRSVLLNAPVLSYASVPATSYPTLVHNYAASPVVYSAPLAHVSSYGVHAPAIARVF; from the exons ATGTACAAGCTG GTCGTTCTTACCGCCCTTCTGGCTGTCGCCTCTGCTGCCCCTGGCCTCATCGGTGCCCCAGCCCTCGCGCCCTGGGGTCATGGTGTTGGTGTCGCCCCCGCGGTAGTAAGCGCCCCTATCGTCAGGGCCGCTGTCCCTGTTGCTACTTCTTACGCTAACACCGTCAga ATCGCGACGCCAGCTGTTGTTGCAGCTCATGCTCCTATAGTGGCGCACGCCCCAGTCGTAGCCGCACCCTGGGCCCACGGGTGG CTTTTGATACATTTGGTTGCCGAACACTGTATAAATAGGTTCGACATATGGAAGAAAGCATCAGTTAATCACTTTTTGTCGTTCAGTCTCGAACTAACACAGACCACGATGAACTCGCTGGTGGTGTTGCTTTCCGTGATGGCGCTTGCCGCCGCCTCCCCTTCAGTTCCCTCCATTCTCAGCTATGCGGTACCAGCTGTAGCCGTAGCACCATCTGCTGTGTCACACCAATCTCGGATAGACATCAAATCATCTCCTGCTGTTGTCTCCGAGACAATCACTCCAATTACCCGCACCGTTGTATCTGAGCCAGCTGCAGTCatcgccgcgcccgccgcatATACCGCTCCCGCTGCATACGCTGCTCCCATCGCATATGCTGCCCCCGTCGCCTACGCCGCACCTGCTACATACGCTGCGCCTACTTTCGCCGCTGTCGCTCCTGCAGCCATCTCCAGCCAATCCAGAGTAGACATCAAATCATCTCCAGGCATTGTCAGCACTGTCGCCGCCGGGCCCGTGATCAGCGGCTACGCCTCTCCCACCGCGTACAGCGCTCCCGTCGCCTCTGTTTACTCGCCATCTGCTATTGCTGCAGTACCTAGCGTATTTAGATCTGCCGCCATTGCGCCAGTTGCATCAGTATCTTCTGTAATATCCGCCCCCGCCGTTGCTGCTCCCGCTGTGGTTGCTGAAACACCCGAAGTAGCGGCAGCTCGTGCTGCTCACTTGGAAGCTAAGGCCGCTGCTCTCAACGAAGCTCACGTCATCCACAAACGGTCTGTCCTTCTTAATGCCCCTGTTCTTTCTTACGCATCTGTGCCTGCTACATCCTACCCAACTTTGGTACACAACTACGCTGCATCTCCCGTAGTCTACTCAGCTCCCTTGGCCCACGTTTCGTCCTACGGCGTGCATGCTCCTGCTATCGCAAgagtattttaa